The following are from one region of the Actinomycetes bacterium genome:
- a CDS encoding FUSC family protein, whose amino-acid sequence MARASQRLRTAAGQARDGIQAGLERLRTDGWLIAQTAGAAAIAWLLAAAVLHHQQAGFAPVGAVIAVEVTRGQQVRHAIELVLGVTLGIGVAVLLGSVIGNPPLRIAIVVGVAMTLALLVSGSLVLVVQASLAAIFLAATPSPTGGLAGEHLVEALIGGGVALVMTQLLFPLDPIRHVNQAAEPVFDRLADALEQTAAGLAAGDRHRARQALEQARAIDPLVRSLHEALTVGYQVARLAPFRRGALGELEPYASAARQVDYAVRNTRVLARSAMVLLAAERPAPQGLVAGVGDLAGAVRTLGGEVVAREPRRAAQRVALQAAAHAMAALEEDGDLAVAMVVGQVRSTVLDLLRCSGMDLADAQEALDEAAGPAVEES is encoded by the coding sequence ATGGCTCGCGCATCCCAACGGCTGCGGACCGCGGCGGGGCAGGCCCGCGACGGCATCCAGGCCGGGCTCGAGCGGCTCCGGACCGACGGTTGGCTGATCGCCCAGACCGCCGGCGCGGCAGCGATCGCGTGGCTGCTCGCCGCCGCGGTGCTCCACCACCAGCAAGCGGGGTTCGCCCCGGTCGGGGCCGTGATCGCGGTCGAGGTGACCCGCGGCCAGCAGGTGCGGCACGCCATCGAGCTCGTGCTCGGCGTCACGCTTGGCATCGGCGTCGCCGTGCTGCTCGGATCGGTGATCGGCAACCCACCGCTGCGGATCGCGATCGTGGTCGGGGTGGCCATGACGCTCGCCCTGCTTGTCAGCGGCAGCCTCGTGCTTGTCGTCCAGGCCAGCCTGGCGGCGATCTTCTTGGCCGCGACCCCCTCGCCCACCGGCGGGCTGGCCGGCGAGCACCTGGTCGAGGCGCTGATCGGCGGCGGGGTGGCGCTGGTCATGACCCAGCTGCTGTTCCCACTGGACCCCATCAGGCACGTCAACCAGGCCGCCGAGCCCGTCTTCGACCGGCTCGCCGACGCCCTCGAACAGACCGCAGCCGGGTTGGCCGCCGGCGACCGTCACCGGGCCAGGCAGGCCCTCGAGCAGGCGCGCGCGATCGACCCGCTGGTGCGCAGCCTCCACGAGGCGCTCACGGTCGGCTACCAGGTCGCCCGGCTCGCCCCGTTCCGACGCGGGGCGCTGGGCGAGCTCGAGCCGTATGCCAGTGCCGCCAGGCAGGTGGACTACGCCGTCCGCAACACCCGGGTCCTGGCCCGGTCCGCCATGGTGCTGCTGGCAGCCGAGCGGCCCGCGCCGCAGGGCCTGGTGGCCGGTGTCGGGGACCTCGCCGGGGCGGTGCGCACCCTGGGCGGTGAGGTCGTGGCACGCGAGCCGCGTAGGGCGGCGCAGCGGGTGGCGTTGCAGGCGGCGGCGCACGCCATGGCCGCGCTCGAGGAGGATGGCGACCTGGCGGTTGCCATGGTCGTCGGGCAGGTGCGCTCCACCGTCCTGGACCTGCTGCGCTGCTCGGGCATGGACCTGGCGGACGCCCAGGAGGCGCTGGACGAGGCGGCCGGCCCGGCCGTTGAGGAATCCTAA